CTATGTTTGCAAGAGTGCCTTTCACGATTAAAAACAAAGTAATTTGTTTTTAACCGAAATACTCAACCAAAATGCATATCGGGTGTTACAATTCAAAAAATAAATAAATTATGTATCCAGGACTATTACATGCACACAACGGCTTTCGATGGCTGGTTTTAATATTTTTAGTATTTGCTGTTTTTTTGGCCATTTCAGGATGGGCAAGCAAGCGCAACTGGAATAAAGCAGACAACCTGGTTGGGCTGATTCTGGTTATTTTTATGGACATTCAGTTTTTACTTGGCCTCGTGCTTTATGCTTTTGTGAGCCCGATTACCAAAGCTGCCTTTGCCGATTTTGGCGCTGCGATGAAAAACAGCGACCTGAGGTTTTACCTTGTTGAACACTTTTTAATGATGTTTATTGCTTTGATACTGGTTCATATCGGCAGAAGAAAATCGAAGAAAAAAGCGGTTGCCTGGAAAAAATATAAACCGGCCACCATTTTTTACTCCATTGCTCTTTTATTAATACTGGCTGCAATTCCATGGGACCGGGCTTTATTTTAAGCCAGGGGATTTTGTAGCGGAAAGCACACAAAAAAAGGCTGCAAAAAAAAATTGCAACCTTTTATAAGTTTGGTTCAGCTTGTGCTTTCGCACTTATATTTTCAGGCTATTTTGATGCCCCTACCGAGTAGATATCGTTAATTAAATGCTGGTACTTTACGGACACTGCATTCCGCCTCAGCTTAAGTGTTGGCGAAAGTTCACCCGAAGCCGGAGTCCATTCTTCGTAAACCAGTCTTATTCTGCTAATTTGTTCGTGCGATCCGAGTGTTTTATTCACTTTGGCTACTTCTTTCTGTAGCTTGTTAATTACCTCGGGCAATTGAATCAGCTCTTCGTTGTTCTCATAATGCAACTTATGCTCGCCGGCCCAATCGTGTAATATCGGGAAACAAGGCGAAATAATAGCACTGGCAAATTTCTCGTTGGCACCAATAACCATCACCTGCTCAATCAACTCCGAGGTTTTTAGCTTATTTTCAATCATTTGAGGTGCAATATATTTTCCTCCCGAGAGTTTAAATATCTCTTTTTTTCTGTCGGTAATTTTCAGGTATTTATCGTCAACCAAAACGCCAATATCTCCGGTATGAAACCAACCATTTCTATCAATAACCTCTTCAGTTAGCTCCGGTGCTTTGTAGTAGCCCATCATAACACCCGGGCCTTTGCACAGAATTTCGCCATCGGCAGCAAATTTAACATCATAACCTTCCAGAATTGGTCCAACAGTTCCAATCATCATTTCGTTTTTCAGCGGATTATTTACCGCAATAACCGGCGATGTTTCGGTTAAGCCGTAACCTTCAAGCGTAGTTAATTTGGCCATACCTAACACCCGGGCAATTTGCGGCTGTAAGGCAGCTCCCCCCGAAACAATATAAGTTATATTTCCGCCCAGGGCAGCTCTCCACTTCGAATAAATCAGCTTATCAGCCAGGGCTATTTTCATTCGCATTAGCGCTCCAAACTTTTTATTGTACTCAAAATGATGTGTTAAACGAAGGGCCCAGAAATACAATTTCTTCTTCACTCCGGAAAGTTCTTTTCCTTTTGCCACAAAACCATCGTATACTTTTTCGAGTAACCTCGGAACCGAATTAAACATGTGCGGTTTTATCTCTTTTA
Above is a genomic segment from uncultured Draconibacterium sp. containing:
- a CDS encoding long-chain fatty acid--CoA ligase, with the protein product MGQTVTRNFDVLEYALKEFPREDAIAGKKDGKWYTYSTKEYYKKAHQLAMGLMAMGLKRGDKVATVTTNRPEWSIADMGLAMGGFVHVPIYPTLGDDEYKYILNHAEVKIIIAGDKKLFQSMNPLANMIRGVIAVYTFEDVDGAKNYEEILSLGEANKDKFEEELVATKNDIKPKDLATLIYTSGTTGVPKGVMLSHENLVSNFVAHIKLHNLGKEHKALSFLPLCHVYERSMNYHFQLKGMGVYYVGNLAQIVSSIKEIKPHMFNSVPRLLEKVYDGFVAKGKELSGVKKKLYFWALRLTHHFEYNKKFGALMRMKIALADKLIYSKWRAALGGNITYIVSGGAALQPQIARVLGMAKLTTLEGYGLTETSPVIAVNNPLKNEMMIGTVGPILEGYDVKFAADGEILCKGPGVMMGYYKAPELTEEVIDRNGWFHTGDIGVLVDDKYLKITDRKKEIFKLSGGKYIAPQMIENKLKTSELIEQVMVIGANEKFASAIISPCFPILHDWAGEHKLHYENNEELIQLPEVINKLQKEVAKVNKTLGSHEQISRIRLVYEEWTPASGELSPTLKLRRNAVSVKYQHLINDIYSVGASK